A window from Kovacikia minuta CCNUW1 encodes these proteins:
- a CDS encoding HAD family hydrolase: MQTTLTLPELAPETMTAIRLAALLFDLDGTMANTDPVHYLAWAESLREFGLEIDDAFYKNRVSGRLNPAIVRDLLPQLSPEASQRFIARKEARFRQLAPQLAPLPGLSKLINWGEIRGLRQAVVTNAPTENVHHTLRALHLETHFDQVVIAESLGVGKPDPAPYRHALKRFGLVPAQAVAFEDSPSGVRSAVGAGIPTVGIASTQDPQVLYAVGAMLVVPDFAAPELWTWLGKRVSDRDHGNS, from the coding sequence GTGCAAACGACCCTTACCCTCCCGGAACTTGCTCCTGAAACAATGACTGCCATTCGTCTCGCTGCACTTCTCTTTGACCTGGATGGCACAATGGCGAATACGGACCCGGTGCATTACCTCGCCTGGGCTGAATCTCTGCGGGAGTTTGGTCTGGAAATTGACGATGCATTCTACAAAAATCGGGTTAGTGGGCGATTGAATCCGGCGATCGTGCGGGATTTATTGCCCCAGCTTTCCCCTGAGGCCAGCCAGCGCTTCATCGCCAGGAAGGAAGCCCGCTTTCGCCAACTGGCTCCCCAACTGGCTCCCTTGCCAGGGTTGTCTAAGTTAATCAACTGGGGAGAGATTCGGGGGTTGAGGCAGGCTGTTGTCACCAATGCCCCCACTGAAAACGTCCACCACACCCTGAGGGCTTTACACCTGGAAACTCATTTCGACCAGGTTGTGATTGCTGAAAGCTTAGGGGTTGGCAAGCCCGACCCAGCGCCCTACCGCCATGCCCTGAAGCGATTTGGGCTGGTGCCCGCCCAGGCTGTTGCCTTTGAGGATTCGCCATCCGGTGTGCGATCGGCAGTGGGAGCGGGGATACCCACCGTCGGAATTGCTTCGACCCAAGACCCACAAGTCCTTTATGCCGTCGGAGCCATGCTGGTAGTCCCAGATTTTGCCGCGCCTGAGTTGTGGACCTGGTTGGGGAAAAGAGTCAGTGATCGGGATCATGGAAATTCTTGA
- a CDS encoding cobyrinic acid a,c-diamide synthase: MDRQIHNISELSEPISSESILSRLPPEAKKWAESLPWLQRRYVLSLCHLMCAATPEMRAEFLDDYTADGLISKVLEDRDTKQKVTQYLQEFRIETELDTTLLRSYIRQFYIHSAQDVRRQPDLYLESALKLVTNTKERNNVFNYILGFELIKMMFSMSWHQHEKLYRLQRNQEEFIQTYIKPIQYTHRINKIIVPKDAHLFFARRDYYVQKPVISKKKLIELAMVTFPTEITTNFGFSIIRHPNSLAFDYDYIFEAEQEVFSYSE; encoded by the coding sequence ATGGATAGGCAAATCCATAATATTTCAGAACTATCTGAACCGATCAGTTCTGAAAGTATTCTCTCCAGACTTCCACCAGAAGCGAAAAAATGGGCTGAAAGTTTACCCTGGCTTCAGCGACGTTACGTACTATCGCTGTGTCATCTAATGTGTGCTGCAACGCCTGAAATGCGGGCGGAATTTTTGGATGACTATACCGCTGATGGCTTAATTTCAAAAGTGTTGGAAGATCGGGATACCAAACAGAAAGTTACGCAGTATTTGCAAGAGTTCCGTATTGAAACAGAATTAGATACCACCCTATTAAGAAGTTATATCAGGCAGTTTTATATTCATTCGGCTCAGGATGTGCGTCGCCAACCCGACCTTTACCTGGAATCAGCTTTGAAGCTGGTAACGAATACAAAGGAACGCAATAATGTGTTCAACTACATTCTGGGATTTGAGCTAATTAAGATGATGTTTAGCATGAGTTGGCATCAACATGAAAAACTCTATCGGTTACAGCGAAACCAAGAAGAGTTTATTCAAACGTATATCAAACCCATTCAATACACCCATAGAATCAACAAAATAATTGTTCCTAAAGATGCCCATTTGTTTTTCGCACGGCGGGATTACTATGTGCAAAAACCCGTGATTAGTAAGAAGAAACTAATTGAGTTGGCAATGGTGACTTTTCCGACTGAAATTACAACCAATTTTGGATTTTCAATTATTCGCCACCCCAACTCCCTGGCATTTGACTATGATTATATTTTTGAGGCAGAACAAGAGGTCTTTTCCTACAGTGAATAG